A region of the Thermincola ferriacetica genome:
TAGAAGGAGGAACCGGTATGGCTAAATTTATTTTTGTTACCGGAGGGGTGGTTTCCTCACTAGGCAAAGGAATTACTGCAGCTTCTCTGGGGTGCTTGCTGAAAAGCCGTGGGTTAAAAGTAGCTATTCAAAAATTTGACCCATATATAAATGTTGACCCTGGTACCATGAGTCCATATCAGCACGGTGAGGTATTTGTAACTGACGACGGAGCGGAAACAGACCTGGACTTGGGTCATTATGAGCGGTTTATTGACATAAACTTGAGCAAAAGCAGTAACGTGACTGCCGGTAAAATATACTGGTCTGTAGTTTCCAAAGAACGCAAAGGCGATTATCTTGGCGGCACCGTACAGGTAATTCCGCACGTTACAAACGAAATAAAGGAACGTTTGTACAGGGTAGTCAAGGAAAGCAACCCTGATGTGGTCATTACCGAAATAGGCGGCACTGTGGGCGATATAGAGTCTTTGCCTTTTTTGGAAGCTATTAGGCAGATGAAAAGTGATATTGGCCGTGAGGATGTAATGTACATTCATGTCACTTTGGTACCTTATATGAGGGCGGCCGGAGAGTTGAAAACCAAACCCACTCAGCATAGTGTTAAGGAATTGCGCGGCATAGGCATACAACCCGATGTTATTGTGTGCCGGTCGGAGATGCCTCTGTCAAAGGAAATGGAAGAAAAACTGGCCTTGTTTTGCGATATTGACAAAGAAGCCGTCATCCAGGCCGTTGATGCTTCCACTATTTACGAAGTTCCGTTGGTTTTGGAACAGGAAGGTCTCGACGACATTGTTATCGAACGGCTTGGTCTGAAGTGCCACGAGGCTGACATGACCGAGTGGAAACGGATAGTTGAAAAGATTAAAAATCCGAAATATTCCACTACTATTGCCCTGGTCGGTAAATATGTTGAGCTACCTGATGCCTATATGAGTGTGGCCGAGGCTTTAAGGCATGCCGGGTTATTTCATGAATCGGCTATAGAAATCCGCTGGGTAAATTCCGTCGATTTAGAAAAGTCCAATGTGAATCTGGATGAGCTTTTTACGGGGGTTGACGGGATTTTGGTACCCGGAGGTTTTGGTGACAGAGGTATAGAAGGTAAAATTGCGGCTATTAATTATGCCCGGACGAAGAAAATTCCCTTTTTGGGTATCTGCTTGGGTATGCAGTTGGCAGTGGTTGAGTTTGCTCGTAACGTATTGGGACTGAAAAAGGCCAACAGTTCCGAGTTTGACCCCAAGACTCCATATCCGGTTATAGACCTGCTCCCGGAACAAAAAGATATTGAAGAAAAAGGGGGCACGATGCGCCTGGGACTTTATCCATGTAAAATATTGAGTGAAAAGTCCCTGGCTTTTAAGGCCTATAATGATGAGATAATTTATGAACGCCACAGACACAGATTTGAATTTAACAACGAATTTAAAGACAGGTTAATATCCAAAGGTTTAATGATAAGCGGCGTTTCTCCTGACGGCAGACTGGTCGAAATGATAGAGTTAAACGATCATCCGTGGTTTGTGGCTACGCAGTTCCATCCCGAATTCAAATCAAGGCCGCACAGGCCGCACCCGTTGTTCAGGGATTTTGTGGGGATGGCTTTAAGTATAAAAAGGGGCAAAGCTCTGGAATAACCAGAGCTTTCTTTGCGTAAATTCGGACCAAATACATATTTATACAAGATATTTAGTTCAGTTGCGGGGAATTTTAATATTATGGGTTTGATAAATTGTTTAATGATCCATAAGGAGGGTTTTATAGTGCAGAAAAAGCTGGTCGTTGGTATTATTCTGGGCATATGCATTTTATCTCTGGTTATTGCCCTGGCTGTGGAACCGGGAGAAAAACCGCTGATTTCCGGCCCAAAGTACGATAACGCTATCGGGCTGATTTCCATAGAAGGGCCCATCACGGGTGGTGATGCGGGAGGACTTTTTGAAGTTAGCGCCGGCGCAGAATCAATAATGGAACAACTGCGGGAGGCCGCCAGGGATAAATCATTGAAGGCGGTGATTATCAGAATTAACAGTCCCGGGGGAACTGTTGCCGCTTCCCAGGAAATTGGGGAAGAAGTTGAAAAAGTCCGCAAAGCCGGGAAAAAAGTTGTAA
Encoded here:
- a CDS encoding CTP synthase, with amino-acid sequence MAKFIFVTGGVVSSLGKGITAASLGCLLKSRGLKVAIQKFDPYINVDPGTMSPYQHGEVFVTDDGAETDLDLGHYERFIDINLSKSSNVTAGKIYWSVVSKERKGDYLGGTVQVIPHVTNEIKERLYRVVKESNPDVVITEIGGTVGDIESLPFLEAIRQMKSDIGREDVMYIHVTLVPYMRAAGELKTKPTQHSVKELRGIGIQPDVIVCRSEMPLSKEMEEKLALFCDIDKEAVIQAVDASTIYEVPLVLEQEGLDDIVIERLGLKCHEADMTEWKRIVEKIKNPKYSTTIALVGKYVELPDAYMSVAEALRHAGLFHESAIEIRWVNSVDLEKSNVNLDELFTGVDGILVPGGFGDRGIEGKIAAINYARTKKIPFLGICLGMQLAVVEFARNVLGLKKANSSEFDPKTPYPVIDLLPEQKDIEEKGGTMRLGLYPCKILSEKSLAFKAYNDEIIYERHRHRFEFNNEFKDRLISKGLMISGVSPDGRLVEMIELNDHPWFVATQFHPEFKSRPHRPHPLFRDFVGMALSIKRGKALE